A window of Streptomyces sp. NBC_01224 genomic DNA:
CGGCAACACCCTGCATGTGGTCCAGCCGCACGTCCTGCGGCTGATCACGGACTCGCTGCGCTACTGGGTCACGGAGATGGGCGTCGACGGCTTCCGCTTCGATCTGGCGGCCGCGCTGGCCCGCTCGATGCACGACGTCGACATGCTCTCCCCCTTCCTCGCGGTGATCGCCCAGGACCCGGTGCTGCGCCGGGTGAAGCTGATCGCCGAACCGTGGGACGTCGGCAACGGCGGCTACCAGGTGGGCGCCTTCCCCCCGCTGTGGACCGAGTGGAACGACCGCTACCGGGACGCCGTACGGGACTTCTGGCGTGGCGCCCTGCCCGACGTACGGGATCTCGGCTACCGGCTGACCGGATCCAGCGATCTGTACGCGTGGGGCGGCCGGCGCCCGTACGCCTCGGTCAACTTCGTCACCGCGCACGACGGCTTCACCCTGCGCGATCTGGTCAGCTACGAGCAGAAGCACAACGAGGCCAACGGCGAGGGCAACCGGGACGGAACCTCCGACAACCGGGCCTGGAACTGCGGCTCCGAGGGCGAGAGCGACGACCCCGGGGTCAATGCGCTGCGCCGCCGTCAGCTGCGCAATCTGCTCACCACACTGCTGCTGTCGACGGGTGTGCCGATGCTGGTCGCGGGCGACGAGATGGGCCGTACGCAGGGCGGCAACAACAACGCGTACTGCCAGGACAACGAGGTCAGCTGGCTGGACTGGTCACTGCTCGACCGGCCCGGATGGCGGGCGCTGACCGAGCTCACCTCCCGGGTGCTCACCCTGCGCCACACCCACCCGGTGCTGCGCCGCCGCGCCTTCTTCTCCGGGCGGGCGCAGGCGGCGGACGGGCTGCGGGACCTGGCATGGTTCACCCGGCAGGGGGCGGAGATGACGGAGGAGGACTGGTACGCACCGGCGGCGACGGTCGGGCTCTATCTCTCCGGACGCGACATCCCCGGCCGGGACGCACGCGGCGAACAGGTCACGGACGACAGCTTCCTGGCCATCCTGCACGCGGACCACCGGCCGAGCGACTTCCGGCTCCCAGGGCCGCCGTGGGCGCAGAGTTACGAACTGGTCCTGGACACCTCGCGGGAGGACCAGGCCGAGGCGCCCGGCACCGTCCACCCGGGCGGCACGGTGCTGACCGTGCCGGCCAGGTCGGTGCTGCTGCTGCGGGTCAGGGAGTAAGGGTCAGCCGAGGATGCCCCGTCGGCCACGCGGACCGTACCGGCGTCGGGAACCCGCAGTCCCTCGACGCACTCGACGGTGGTGGTCTTGCCCGCACCGTTGGGTCCGAGGATCCCGAAGATCTCCCCCTCGTCGACGGCGAAACTC
This region includes:
- the glgX gene encoding glycogen debranching protein GlgX, which encodes MSSAAEQKAVQETGAETVPESMREVVPGRPPAVWPGAPMPLGARFRVGPDGVAGTNFALWAGGAEAVELCLFDEEGSETRLVLAELTHEIWHGFVPGVRPGQRYGYRVHGRWDPWTGARWNAAKLLLDPYARAVDGSFTLPAEVYGHVRDWPHQQVADTVRDERDSAPYVPKGVVVHDDDDWAQDRRPKTPWADSVIYELHVRGFTKLHPEIPEELRGTYAGLAHPAAIGHLQRLGVTAVELLPVHQFAHEDHLLRRGLHNYWGYNSIGYFAPHADYSASGTTGQQVGEFKRMVRALHAAGIEVILDVVYNHTAEASELGPMLSLRGIDNRGYYRLQSDARRYADYTGCGNTLHVVQPHVLRLITDSLRYWVTEMGVDGFRFDLAAALARSMHDVDMLSPFLAVIAQDPVLRRVKLIAEPWDVGNGGYQVGAFPPLWTEWNDRYRDAVRDFWRGALPDVRDLGYRLTGSSDLYAWGGRRPYASVNFVTAHDGFTLRDLVSYEQKHNEANGEGNRDGTSDNRAWNCGSEGESDDPGVNALRRRQLRNLLTTLLLSTGVPMLVAGDEMGRTQGGNNNAYCQDNEVSWLDWSLLDRPGWRALTELTSRVLTLRHTHPVLRRRAFFSGRAQAADGLRDLAWFTRQGAEMTEEDWYAPAATVGLYLSGRDIPGRDARGEQVTDDSFLAILHADHRPSDFRLPGPPWAQSYELVLDTSREDQAEAPGTVHPGGTVLTVPARSVLLLRVRE